A window from Anaeromyxobacter sp. encodes these proteins:
- the larA gene encoding nickel-dependent lactate racemase: protein MAAMDLELLYGRGALPLHLPDDLEVTVIRKPAMPVLPSAADGVSAALASPVASRPLREAARGKATACILVCDITRPVPNGLLLGPLVRELLEAGVPRQGITVLVATGLHRPNLGDELAELIGDPWILSTVRVENHDARDDHAHVDLGRTPAGTPVKLDRRFVEAELRLVTGLVEPHFMAGYSGGRKVIAPGVAHRETITTFHSSRFMAHPLADNCVLEGNPLHQEQLAIAALVGPVLAMNVVLDEARRVSLVNFGEVVASHAEAVAFVERYAIVRVPRRFKTVVTSAAGYPLDKTYYQTVKGMVAPKDILAPGADLIIASECSEGMGSREYVEAQRRLVALGQDRFLEEIAGKRFADVDEWQTQMQVKPMKLARVHLYTHGLAPEDRALTGVHLVDDSVEAAVARSVARSGDRAVAVIPEGPYVLPVCQA from the coding sequence ATGGCCGCCATGGACCTCGAGCTGCTGTACGGACGCGGGGCGCTCCCGCTCCACCTCCCCGACGACCTGGAGGTGACGGTCATCCGCAAGCCGGCCATGCCGGTGCTCCCCTCGGCGGCCGACGGCGTCTCGGCCGCGCTCGCCTCGCCGGTGGCCTCGCGCCCGCTCCGGGAGGCGGCGCGCGGCAAGGCGACCGCCTGCATCCTGGTCTGCGACATCACCCGGCCGGTGCCGAACGGCCTCCTGCTCGGCCCCCTGGTGCGCGAGCTGCTGGAGGCCGGCGTGCCGCGCCAGGGCATCACCGTGCTGGTGGCGACCGGACTCCACCGGCCCAACCTGGGCGACGAGCTGGCCGAGCTGATCGGCGATCCCTGGATCCTCTCGACGGTGCGGGTGGAGAACCACGACGCCCGCGACGACCACGCCCACGTCGACCTGGGGCGCACGCCGGCCGGCACGCCGGTGAAGCTCGACCGGCGCTTCGTCGAGGCCGAGCTGAGGCTGGTGACCGGGCTGGTCGAGCCGCACTTCATGGCCGGGTACTCCGGCGGGCGGAAGGTCATCGCGCCCGGCGTGGCCCACCGGGAGACCATCACCACCTTCCACAGCTCGCGCTTCATGGCCCACCCGCTGGCCGACAACTGCGTGCTGGAGGGCAACCCGCTCCACCAGGAGCAGCTGGCCATCGCCGCCCTGGTCGGGCCCGTGCTGGCCATGAACGTGGTGCTCGACGAGGCGCGCCGGGTCTCGCTGGTCAACTTCGGCGAGGTGGTGGCGAGCCACGCCGAGGCGGTCGCGTTCGTGGAGCGCTACGCCATCGTGCGGGTGCCGCGCCGCTTCAAGACGGTGGTGACCAGCGCCGCCGGCTACCCCCTCGACAAGACCTACTACCAGACGGTGAAGGGCATGGTGGCGCCCAAGGACATCCTGGCGCCCGGCGCCGACCTGATCATCGCCTCCGAGTGCTCCGAGGGGATGGGCTCGCGTGAGTACGTCGAGGCGCAGCGGCGGCTGGTGGCGCTCGGCCAGGACCGCTTCCTGGAGGAGATCGCCGGGAAGCGCTTCGCCGACGTGGACGAGTGGCAGACGCAGATGCAGGTGAAGCCCATGAAGCTGGCGCGCGTGCACCTCTACACCCACGGCCTGGCGCCCGAGGACCGCGCCCTCACCGGCGTCCACCTGGTGGACGACTCGGTGGAGGCGGCCGTGGCCCGCAGCGTGGCGAGGAGCGGGGACCGCGCCGTGGCCGTCATCCCCGAGGGGCCGTACGTGCTGCCGGTCTGCCAGGCCTGA
- a CDS encoding RCC1 repeat-containing protein, translating into MTRPRRDVQGRPAAIFAAVALLAACGGSPPTPPTPPTPPSPVLVGVGGAVSGLTDEGLVLACPGLPELAVHAGAVSFVFAGRAPAGAAYDVTVRSRPAGQACLVEAGAGTAGATDVTGVRVVCSRAWRQVAGGAAHSVGVTVDGDLYAWGDGEQGQRGDGAGGQSGSPAWIGSGYVAVAAGADHVLALKAGGQLHAWGRGREGQLGNGTGLDERTPVLVGEGFTAVAAGQRHSLGLTASGELYAWGDNGHGQLGVGAAAASSTVPVLVGAGYAAVGAGAEHSLAVTSGGELRAWGQNGGGQLGDGTTTSRSAPVAIGSGFASASGGGMHSLGLKANGDLMAWGNNEYGQFGDGTSISSATPVPVGTGYLAAVAGRDDSFGLKAGGELLAWGQSSFGGRGDPSPNPATTPVSLGSGWAAVAAGEHHTLGIALSGHLLAWGHDGYGQLGSGLVGFAFTPEPVAGEFLSVAAGAYHSLALDTAGRLHAWGDNQVGQLGTGTLTSAVAPVGARGHYRKVVAGRAHALGLTASGELYAWGYDGAGQLGVGLGFIAAFPQLVGAGFADVAAGGDHSLALKQNGDLYAWGQNASGQLCDGGTTGAGAPVLVAGGFTAIAAGACHSLALQAGGNLYGCGCNTFGQVGSGDTRDVTRLAVVGVGFTAVAAGAWHSLGAKGDGDLYGWGSNFSGELGLGTMPPQIGPALIGSGFGSFAAGATRSFGVKGGDLYAWGDNRQGALGDGTRTDRDQPVLIGSGYASVVAGQDHALAFKDSGELFGWGSTDHGQAGVGRRSWRAEPRVVTPPP; encoded by the coding sequence ATGACCCGACCTCGCCGTGACGTCCAGGGCCGCCCCGCCGCCATCTTTGCCGCCGTGGCGCTGCTCGCTGCATGTGGCGGCTCGCCGCCCACGCCGCCCACGCCGCCCACGCCGCCCTCGCCGGTCCTGGTCGGCGTGGGGGGCGCCGTCAGCGGGCTCACCGACGAGGGGCTGGTCCTCGCCTGCCCCGGGCTGCCGGAGCTGGCGGTGCATGCCGGGGCCGTCAGCTTCGTCTTCGCCGGGCGCGCCCCGGCCGGCGCCGCCTATGACGTCACCGTGAGGTCGCGGCCGGCCGGCCAGGCCTGCCTGGTGGAGGCCGGCGCGGGGACGGCCGGCGCCACCGACGTCACCGGGGTGCGGGTGGTGTGCAGCCGCGCCTGGCGGCAGGTGGCCGGCGGCGCCGCCCACTCGGTCGGCGTCACGGTGGACGGCGACCTCTACGCCTGGGGCGACGGCGAGCAGGGCCAGCGCGGTGACGGCGCCGGCGGGCAAAGCGGCTCGCCGGCCTGGATTGGCTCGGGCTACGTCGCGGTCGCGGCGGGGGCCGACCACGTCCTCGCGCTCAAGGCCGGCGGCCAGCTCCACGCCTGGGGGCGCGGCAGGGAGGGGCAGCTCGGCAACGGGACCGGCCTGGACGAGCGCACGCCGGTCCTGGTGGGGGAGGGCTTCACCGCGGTGGCCGCTGGCCAGCGCCACTCGCTCGGGCTCACGGCCAGCGGGGAGCTCTACGCCTGGGGCGACAACGGCCACGGCCAGCTCGGCGTGGGCGCGGCGGCGGCCTCCTCGACGGTGCCGGTGCTCGTCGGCGCGGGCTACGCCGCCGTCGGCGCCGGGGCTGAGCACTCGCTGGCGGTGACGTCCGGCGGGGAGCTGCGCGCCTGGGGGCAGAACGGCGGCGGCCAGCTCGGCGACGGGACGACCACGTCGCGGAGCGCCCCGGTCGCCATCGGCTCCGGGTTCGCCTCGGCGAGCGGCGGCGGGATGCACAGCCTCGGCCTCAAGGCGAACGGCGACCTCATGGCCTGGGGCAACAACGAATACGGGCAGTTCGGCGACGGGACCAGCATCTCGAGCGCCACGCCGGTGCCGGTCGGCACCGGCTACCTGGCGGCGGTAGCGGGTCGCGACGACTCGTTCGGCCTGAAGGCCGGCGGTGAGCTCCTGGCGTGGGGCCAGAGCAGCTTCGGCGGCCGCGGTGACCCGTCGCCGAACCCGGCCACCACGCCAGTCTCCCTCGGGAGCGGCTGGGCCGCGGTCGCCGCCGGCGAGCACCACACCCTCGGCATCGCCCTGAGCGGCCACCTGCTCGCCTGGGGGCACGACGGGTACGGGCAGCTCGGGAGCGGCCTGGTCGGCTTCGCCTTCACACCCGAGCCGGTGGCGGGCGAGTTCCTCTCCGTGGCGGCCGGCGCCTACCACTCGCTGGCCCTCGACACGGCGGGCCGGCTCCACGCCTGGGGCGACAACCAGGTCGGCCAGCTCGGTACCGGCACCCTCACCTCCGCCGTGGCCCCGGTGGGCGCCCGGGGCCACTATCGCAAGGTGGTCGCCGGCCGCGCCCACGCCCTCGGGCTCACCGCCTCGGGCGAGCTGTACGCATGGGGCTACGATGGCGCCGGGCAGCTCGGGGTGGGCCTCGGGTTCATCGCCGCGTTCCCGCAGCTGGTCGGCGCCGGCTTCGCGGACGTGGCCGCCGGAGGGGACCACTCCCTGGCGCTCAAGCAGAACGGCGACCTCTATGCCTGGGGCCAGAACGCCAGCGGGCAGCTCTGCGACGGCGGCACCACCGGCGCTGGAGCGCCGGTCCTCGTCGCCGGAGGCTTCACGGCCATCGCGGCGGGGGCCTGCCACTCGCTGGCGCTCCAGGCCGGGGGGAACCTCTACGGCTGCGGCTGCAACACCTTCGGCCAGGTGGGCTCGGGCGACACCCGGGACGTCACGCGCCTGGCGGTCGTCGGCGTCGGCTTCACGGCGGTGGCGGCCGGCGCCTGGCACTCGCTCGGCGCCAAGGGCGACGGCGACCTGTACGGCTGGGGCTCCAACTTCTCGGGCGAGCTGGGCCTCGGGACCATGCCACCCCAGATCGGCCCGGCCCTGATCGGCTCCGGGTTCGGCAGCTTCGCCGCCGGGGCCACTCGCTCCTTCGGCGTGAAGGGTGGTGACCTGTACGCGTGGGGAGACAACCGCCAGGGCGCCCTGGGCGACGGGACCAGGACCGACCGGGACCAGCCAGTCCTCATCGGCTCCGGGTACGCCAGCGTGGTGGCCGGCCAGGATCACGCCCTGGCCTTCAAGGACTCCGGGGAGCTGTTCGGCTGGGGGAGCACCGACCACGGTCAGGCAGGGGTGGGACGCCGCTCCTGGCGGGCCGAGCCGCGGGTGGTGACGCCGCCGCCGTAG
- a CDS encoding DNA-3-methyladenine glycosylase, whose product MILGPDFFRRPAPEVARDLLGQVLVRVDGGVRRAARLVEVEAYHGPRDRASHARNGPTPRSAIMFGPPGVAYVYLIYGQSHCLNLVTGRCGEPSAVLLRAGEPLEGCLHSTRGPGNLCRALGVTRQRHDGLDLSGAELFLEAGPPTLAARVLSTPRVNVEAAGPPWAGRRWRFLVAGSPWVSGPRRPS is encoded by the coding sequence GTGATCCTGGGGCCGGACTTCTTCCGCCGCCCGGCCCCCGAGGTGGCGCGCGACCTGCTCGGGCAGGTGCTGGTGCGGGTGGACGGCGGGGTGCGGCGCGCCGCCCGGCTGGTCGAGGTGGAGGCCTACCACGGGCCGCGCGACCGGGCCTCGCACGCCAGGAACGGCCCGACGCCCCGCTCGGCCATCATGTTCGGGCCGCCCGGCGTGGCCTACGTCTACCTGATCTACGGCCAGAGCCACTGCCTCAACCTGGTGACGGGCCGGTGCGGCGAGCCCTCGGCGGTGCTGCTGCGCGCCGGCGAGCCGCTGGAGGGCTGCCTGCACTCGACCCGCGGCCCCGGCAACCTGTGCCGCGCGCTCGGCGTCACCCGCCAGCGCCACGACGGCCTCGACCTCTCGGGCGCCGAGCTCTTCCTGGAGGCGGGGCCGCCGACCCTGGCGGCGCGGGTGCTCAGCACGCCGCGGGTCAACGTCGAGGCGGCCGGGCCGCCCTGGGCCGGGCGGCGCTGGCGCTTCCTGGTGGCCGGCAGCCCCTGGGTGAGCGGGCCGCGGCGGCCGTCCTGA